The proteins below come from a single Rhizobium rhizoryzae genomic window:
- a CDS encoding HpcH/HpaI aldolase family protein: MSTLNPFKSWLSDKHRATPLGTWLMAAAPASAEALGYAGFDFLVVDMEHVPIEVSDLAHILRAIGCTPADAVVRLAWNDQVLVKRCMDAGARTVMLPFVQTAEEAKAAASYTRYPPHGIRGVAAVHRGSKFGTIPNYLKNANDDVCTIVQLETPEAIERLPEIAAVEGIDALFVGPGDLSAAMGHIGNIAHPEVQALIEKAAKDAHAAGKPVGIVGPNPDMVKRFIGYGYDYAAIASDIAMMTGRANDWLGQMKGEDKPLAPAPTAAY; encoded by the coding sequence ATGAGCACGCTGAACCCATTCAAATCCTGGCTGTCCGACAAACATCGTGCAACGCCGCTCGGCACCTGGCTGATGGCAGCAGCCCCGGCGAGTGCTGAAGCGCTTGGCTATGCGGGATTTGATTTTCTCGTGGTGGACATGGAACATGTGCCGATCGAGGTGTCCGATCTCGCCCACATTCTGCGCGCTATAGGTTGCACGCCAGCCGACGCCGTTGTCCGTCTGGCCTGGAACGATCAGGTTCTCGTCAAGCGCTGTATGGACGCCGGTGCCCGCACCGTGATGCTGCCCTTCGTGCAGACGGCGGAAGAGGCGAAGGCCGCCGCGTCCTACACGCGCTACCCGCCGCACGGCATTCGTGGCGTTGCTGCCGTTCATCGCGGCTCGAAGTTCGGCACGATCCCGAACTACCTCAAAAACGCCAATGACGATGTCTGCACCATCGTTCAGTTGGAGACGCCGGAAGCCATTGAACGACTGCCGGAAATTGCTGCTGTCGAGGGCATCGATGCGTTGTTCGTCGGTCCGGGCGATCTTTCCGCTGCCATGGGCCACATCGGCAACATCGCGCATCCGGAAGTTCAGGCGCTGATCGAAAAGGCCGCCAAGGATGCGCATGCCGCTGGTAAGCCCGTCGGTATTGTCGGCCCGAACCCGGATATGGTGAAGCGCTTCATCGGCTATGGCTATGATTACGCGGCCATTGCATCCGATATCGCCATGATGACAGGCCGCGCCAATGACTGGCTGGGACAGATGAAGGGCGAAGACAAGCCTCTCGCACCTGCCCCAACGGCGGCCTATTGA
- a CDS encoding carbohydrate ABC transporter permease, which translates to MSQVASSGSTSFFSGKPLRFIAASILLVNGMFPALWILFTSLKTEAELTVKPITWLPHQPTLANYMQAFSDQPLHIFLFNSFMVALLSTCLTLLVSVLAAYALARLNLKYRGLILSLIIAVSTFPLVTLLVPLFEIMRALNLLNSWIALILPYTVLSLPVCTLMLVSFFEGIPRDLENAAMIDGCTRMGALFKVVVPLCAPGVFTAGILAFVNAWDEFLLALSFNSNPALRTLPVGIQLYQGEFAFPWPVISAALVVGIVPVAILIVIFQERVVSGLTAGGIKG; encoded by the coding sequence ATGAGCCAAGTTGCATCTTCCGGCTCGACATCGTTCTTCTCCGGTAAGCCGTTGCGCTTCATTGCCGCCTCGATCCTTCTCGTCAACGGCATGTTTCCAGCACTCTGGATCCTGTTCACCTCGCTGAAGACGGAGGCGGAACTGACCGTGAAGCCAATCACCTGGCTTCCACATCAGCCGACGCTTGCAAACTACATGCAAGCCTTCTCGGATCAGCCGCTGCACATCTTCCTCTTCAACAGCTTCATGGTGGCACTTCTCTCGACCTGTTTGACGCTGCTGGTATCGGTTCTCGCGGCTTATGCGCTTGCCCGCTTGAACCTGAAGTATCGCGGGCTGATCCTGTCGCTGATCATCGCGGTCTCGACATTCCCGCTCGTCACCCTGCTGGTGCCTCTTTTCGAAATCATGCGGGCCTTGAACCTGCTCAACAGCTGGATCGCGCTGATCCTGCCCTACACGGTTCTGTCGCTGCCGGTCTGCACGCTGATGCTCGTCTCATTCTTCGAAGGCATTCCGCGCGATCTGGAAAACGCTGCCATGATCGACGGCTGCACCCGCATGGGCGCGCTCTTCAAGGTGGTCGTGCCGCTTTGCGCCCCCGGTGTCTTCACGGCTGGCATTCTTGCCTTCGTCAATGCCTGGGATGAATTCCTGCTGGCCTTGTCCTTCAATTCCAATCCGGCGCTTCGTACACTGCCTGTCGGTATTCAACTTTATCAGGGTGAATTCGCCTTCCCTTGGCCGGTTATTTCGGCGGCGCTGGTGGTCGGCATCGTACCCGTGGCGATCCTCATCGTCATCTTCCAGGAACGTGTCGTTTCCGGTCTGACCGCAGGCGGCATCAAGGGATAA
- a CDS encoding carbohydrate ABC transporter permease has protein sequence MSDRALAVLLLTPAAVLLTLIIVYPVLRLGYTSFFSLSLTSGLPAEFVGFENYQLMFTDPVFWETTWNTVLITLITVPGALIVGMALALLANLPFGVQWPVRLSLLIPWALPLSFAGLIFAWFFHSEYGVVNDVLARFGIEGVIWFNSPNLAFAAICLTIIWKTSSFMALIILAGLQTIPRSLYEAADVDGAGRIRQFFEITLPLLKPAIVVALIFRTITALQTFDIPYMMTGGGPGTSTSTLAMYIHQNTVSFLDLGYGSALAVVMFALSMCVTAVYLRIIRTKE, from the coding sequence ATGAGCGATCGCGCACTGGCTGTTCTGCTCCTGACACCCGCCGCGGTTCTTCTGACGCTGATCATCGTCTATCCCGTCTTGCGGCTTGGCTATACGAGCTTTTTCAGCCTCTCGCTGACATCGGGACTGCCTGCAGAATTCGTTGGCTTCGAGAACTATCAGCTGATGTTCACGGATCCGGTTTTCTGGGAAACGACCTGGAATACGGTTCTGATCACGCTGATCACCGTTCCCGGCGCGCTGATTGTCGGCATGGCTCTGGCGCTTCTCGCTAATCTGCCGTTCGGCGTTCAATGGCCGGTTCGCCTGTCCCTGCTCATTCCGTGGGCGCTGCCACTTTCCTTCGCCGGCCTGATCTTCGCCTGGTTTTTCCACTCCGAATACGGCGTGGTGAACGATGTTCTTGCCCGCTTTGGCATCGAGGGTGTGATCTGGTTCAACTCTCCGAACCTCGCCTTTGCTGCCATCTGTCTCACCATTATCTGGAAGACCTCATCCTTCATGGCGCTGATCATTCTGGCAGGCCTGCAAACCATACCGCGCTCGCTCTATGAAGCGGCAGATGTGGACGGTGCCGGACGCATCCGCCAGTTCTTCGAAATCACGCTGCCGCTGCTGAAGCCAGCGATCGTCGTCGCGCTCATCTTCCGTACGATCACAGCGCTGCAAACCTTTGATATCCCCTACATGATGACCGGCGGCGGCCCCGGCACATCTACCTCGACGCTTGCCATGTACATCCACCAGAACACGGTTTCGTTCCTCGATCTGGGTTATGGCTCAGCGCTTGCCGTCGTCATGTTCGCACTCTCCATGTGCGTTACCGCCGTCTATCTCCGCATCATCCGGACCAAGGAGTAA
- the araD gene encoding L-arabinonate dehydratase, which produces MTTRKDLSELRSQRWFASDDMRGFAHRQRTQQMGMRREEFMGRPVIGIINTWSEMSPCHSHLRDRAEAVKRGVWQAGGYPVEMPALSVGEVMVKPTTMLYRNFLAMECEELLRSHPIDGAVLLGGCDKSTPGLLMGAFSMDIPVIYCPAGPMSNGQWRGIKTGAGTHTKKYWDELRAGNITKDDWVDLESRMTRSAGTCNTIGTASTMTSIADAMGMTLSGASSIPATDSGHPRMASLCGTRIVEMVWEDLKPSDILNKASFENGLVAYMALGGSTNAAVHLVAMARRAGIDLTLDDMSAMAAKVPVAANVFPSGEYLMEDFYFAGGLNALLRKFSHHLDLSRPTVNGKTIGENIANADCWNDDVIRDESNPVVPLSKGKTLEVLRGNLAPNGAVMKSSAANPKFLKHVGPAIVFDDPATMNKTLDRDDVEVTEDTVIILRNAGPVGAPGMPEWGNLPIPKKLLKQGVRDMVRICDGRMSGTHYGTCILHVSPEAAVGGPLALVKTSDLIELDVVAGTINMKVSDEELAARRAEWKPTARIYERSFAALYQQHVSQADQGCDFDFLSGPAKVPDPVIF; this is translated from the coding sequence ATGACCACAAGAAAAGATTTATCCGAACTGCGCAGCCAACGCTGGTTCGCTTCCGATGATATGCGTGGTTTTGCGCACCGTCAGCGGACCCAGCAGATGGGCATGCGTCGCGAAGAGTTCATGGGCCGACCCGTTATCGGCATCATCAACACGTGGAGCGAAATGAGCCCATGCCATTCGCACCTGCGTGACCGCGCCGAAGCGGTTAAGCGCGGCGTCTGGCAGGCTGGCGGCTACCCGGTTGAAATGCCGGCACTTTCGGTGGGCGAGGTTATGGTGAAGCCCACGACCATGCTCTACCGCAATTTCCTTGCCATGGAATGCGAGGAACTGCTGCGCTCGCATCCCATCGATGGGGCTGTGCTACTCGGCGGCTGCGACAAATCCACGCCGGGTTTGCTGATGGGCGCATTCTCGATGGATATTCCGGTGATCTATTGTCCGGCTGGCCCCATGTCCAACGGCCAATGGCGCGGCATCAAGACGGGTGCAGGTACGCACACCAAGAAATACTGGGATGAACTTCGCGCAGGAAATATCACCAAGGATGACTGGGTGGATCTGGAAAGCCGGATGACCCGCTCCGCGGGCACCTGCAACACAATCGGCACGGCCTCCACCATGACATCGATTGCCGATGCCATGGGCATGACGCTTTCGGGCGCCTCCTCCATTCCCGCAACCGATAGCGGCCATCCGCGTATGGCGTCGCTTTGCGGCACGCGCATCGTGGAAATGGTCTGGGAAGATCTGAAACCGTCCGACATTCTCAACAAGGCAAGTTTCGAAAACGGTCTGGTGGCCTATATGGCGCTGGGTGGTTCGACCAATGCTGCCGTTCATCTGGTAGCCATGGCGCGGCGCGCAGGCATAGACCTGACGTTGGATGACATGTCTGCCATGGCGGCAAAGGTTCCAGTTGCGGCAAACGTCTTCCCGTCAGGTGAATATCTGATGGAAGACTTTTACTTCGCAGGCGGCCTGAATGCGCTGCTTAGAAAATTCTCTCATCACCTCGATCTTTCGCGTCCGACCGTCAACGGCAAGACGATTGGCGAAAATATCGCGAATGCAGATTGCTGGAACGACGACGTGATCCGCGACGAAAGCAATCCGGTCGTACCGCTCTCCAAGGGTAAGACACTGGAAGTGCTGCGTGGAAACCTCGCGCCCAACGGCGCGGTGATGAAATCGTCTGCCGCCAACCCGAAGTTCCTCAAGCATGTTGGCCCAGCTATCGTATTTGATGATCCGGCAACCATGAACAAGACGCTGGACCGGGATGATGTCGAGGTAACTGAAGATACCGTCATCATTCTGCGCAACGCAGGGCCTGTCGGCGCGCCCGGCATGCCGGAATGGGGCAATCTTCCAATCCCGAAAAAGCTTCTGAAACAGGGCGTGCGCGACATGGTTCGCATCTGCGACGGGCGCATGAGCGGCACGCATTATGGCACCTGCATTCTGCATGTTTCGCCGGAAGCGGCTGTTGGCGGACCTCTTGCGCTCGTCAAGACCAGCGACCTCATCGAACTGGATGTGGTGGCCGGTACGATCAACATGAAGGTGAGCGACGAAGAACTGGCGGCGCGTCGGGCCGAGTGGAAACCCACGGCCCGCATCTATGAGCGTTCGTTCGCCGCTCTTTACCAGCAACACGTCAGCCAGGCCGATCAGGGCTGCGATTTCGATTTTCTCAGCGGCCCGGCCAAGGTGCCGGATCCGGTCATTTTCTAA
- a CDS encoding SMP-30/gluconolactonase/LRE family protein: protein MTAGFDLVLDAKTSLGECPLWSVAEQVLYFVDIKKSRIHWFDPADSSLGTIELPEEVGCIGLAEGRGFVAGLRSGIWLISHDGQLIRKLADNPEDQTISRFNDGMVDPAGRFIAGTVDETRERGIASLYRYDQRGLEKLAANLFTSNGVAFSPDGTRLYHSDTLRYSLYTYDYDVATGAATNRQMFATFGSDTDKGRPDGGAVDAEGCYWTALFEGGRVQRYSPNGELLAEYPVPAKCPTMVTFGGADLRTLYCTSASIGRPAEELAEFPLSGALFAMRTDVPGLAKPLFNPDV from the coding sequence GTGACAGCCGGTTTCGACCTCGTTCTGGATGCGAAGACGTCCCTCGGTGAATGCCCGCTGTGGTCAGTCGCCGAGCAGGTGCTCTATTTCGTGGATATCAAGAAGAGCCGCATTCACTGGTTCGACCCTGCGGATAGCTCGCTTGGCACCATCGAATTGCCGGAAGAGGTTGGCTGCATCGGACTGGCTGAGGGCCGCGGCTTTGTCGCAGGCTTGCGCTCCGGCATCTGGCTGATTTCGCATGACGGTCAGCTCATCCGCAAACTGGCGGATAATCCGGAAGACCAGACGATCAGCCGCTTCAACGACGGCATGGTAGATCCAGCAGGTCGCTTCATTGCCGGTACCGTGGACGAAACGCGCGAACGTGGCATTGCCAGCCTCTATCGATACGATCAGCGTGGCCTGGAGAAACTGGCAGCCAACCTGTTTACCTCGAACGGCGTCGCATTTTCGCCGGATGGAACGCGGCTTTATCATTCCGATACGCTACGCTACTCGCTTTACACCTACGATTATGACGTGGCGACAGGCGCTGCGACCAACCGCCAGATGTTTGCCACGTTCGGCTCAGATACCGACAAGGGACGACCAGACGGTGGCGCGGTTGATGCGGAAGGGTGCTATTGGACCGCGCTGTTCGAAGGTGGGCGCGTTCAGCGATACTCTCCAAACGGAGAACTGCTCGCCGAATATCCTGTCCCGGCGAAGTGCCCGACCATGGTCACATTTGGTGGCGCCGATCTTCGTACGCTCTATTGCACCAGCGCCAGCATTGGCCGCCCCGCTGAGGAACTGGCCGAATTTCCGCTTTCCGGCGCATTGTTTGCCATGCGCACCGATGTTCCAGGGCTCGCAAAGCCCCTCTTCAATCCCGACGTTTGA
- a CDS encoding SDR family NAD(P)-dependent oxidoreductase — MSASYDTVLYRSLVNRHVLITGGASGIGEEMVKAYRAQGARVSFIDIDEAAGKATAEATGSSFYACDLTDIAFLRETVARIESDHGPVNVLLNNAGKDDRHAMDEVEPEYWRRALSLNLDHQFFMTQAVTKGMTENGGGSVIMFGSISWMRGRPGMIGYTTSKAAINGMTKTLARELGPSGIRVNCLVPGAIVTERQLKLWTSPEQNQQFIDLQALKFRLDASHVARLALFLGSDESNGCTGANFVIDAGLTQN; from the coding sequence ATGTCCGCATCCTACGATACCGTTCTCTATCGCTCCCTTGTAAATCGCCATGTGCTGATCACTGGCGGAGCTTCCGGCATTGGCGAGGAGATGGTGAAAGCCTACCGCGCGCAGGGCGCGCGGGTTTCGTTTATTGATATCGATGAAGCGGCGGGCAAGGCGACTGCCGAGGCGACGGGTTCCAGCTTTTACGCTTGTGATCTCACCGACATTGCGTTTCTACGGGAAACGGTGGCGCGGATCGAGAGCGACCATGGACCCGTCAACGTTCTCCTGAACAATGCAGGCAAGGACGACCGCCACGCGATGGATGAAGTTGAGCCTGAATACTGGCGTCGCGCCCTTTCACTCAACCTTGATCACCAATTCTTCATGACGCAGGCCGTGACGAAGGGCATGACTGAGAACGGCGGTGGCTCCGTCATCATGTTCGGGTCTATATCCTGGATGCGCGGGCGTCCGGGCATGATCGGCTATACCACGTCGAAAGCGGCCATCAATGGCATGACCAAGACGCTGGCGCGCGAACTCGGCCCATCCGGCATCCGCGTCAATTGCCTTGTGCCCGGCGCAATCGTAACAGAACGCCAGTTGAAGCTCTGGACCAGTCCAGAGCAGAACCAGCAGTTCATCGATCTCCAGGCATTGAAATTCCGTCTCGACGCCAGCCATGTGGCTCGCCTCGCACTATTTCTCGGCTCGGATGAAAGCAATGGCTGCACCGGCGCAAACTTCGTCATCGACGCTGGCCTGACCCAGAACTAA
- a CDS encoding ABC transporter substrate-binding protein, whose translation MNIKPIVGALLSATVLGFSAPAFADTELKVYISSQHQPQVWRKVLDQFEAANPGTKVTIETGGNTSEAQAQYLNTIMSAKDSSLDVLILDVIRPAQFAAAGWTSPFAGKDMSVYLPAYAEANTVDGKVVALPAFADSMFLYYRKDLLEKHGVQPPKTWDELKAAVKKINGAENNPDLQGLSFQGKAIEGAVCTFLLPYWSQGKNLVDNGKLTFDKDAAVKSLKLWKSFVDEGVSKKNIAEVATDDTRKEFQAGNVVFAVNWSYAWAQSQSKDSAVAGKVGVTRLPAVTGGESATCLGGWEWGVSAYSKNQDAAKKLVEYLSSKDASKYMAANGSLLPTYASLYQDADVLKAAPWFADAKQVVETAKPRPVTPRYNEVSEVIRTTVNAVLAGVTTPEDGAAQIEARLRRILR comes from the coding sequence ATGAACATCAAGCCAATCGTCGGCGCGCTTTTGTCCGCCACTGTCCTTGGTTTTTCGGCACCTGCCTTTGCTGATACCGAGCTGAAAGTCTACATTTCCAGCCAGCATCAGCCGCAGGTATGGCGCAAGGTTCTGGACCAGTTCGAAGCGGCGAACCCCGGCACGAAGGTCACGATCGAAACCGGCGGCAATACGTCCGAAGCGCAGGCGCAGTATCTGAACACGATCATGTCCGCGAAGGATTCTTCGCTCGACGTTCTGATCCTCGATGTCATTCGTCCGGCTCAGTTCGCTGCTGCGGGCTGGACCAGCCCATTCGCGGGCAAGGACATGTCCGTCTATCTGCCAGCCTATGCTGAAGCAAACACGGTAGATGGCAAGGTCGTCGCCTTGCCCGCATTTGCCGATTCCATGTTCCTCTATTACCGCAAGGATCTGCTGGAGAAGCATGGCGTACAGCCGCCCAAGACCTGGGATGAGCTGAAGGCCGCTGTAAAGAAGATCAATGGTGCGGAAAACAACCCGGATCTGCAGGGTCTTTCCTTCCAGGGCAAGGCAATCGAGGGTGCTGTCTGCACCTTCCTGTTGCCCTACTGGAGCCAGGGAAAGAACCTGGTCGACAATGGCAAGCTGACCTTCGACAAGGATGCCGCCGTAAAGTCTCTCAAGCTCTGGAAGAGCTTCGTGGATGAGGGCGTCTCCAAGAAGAACATTGCCGAAGTGGCGACGGATGATACTCGCAAGGAGTTCCAGGCGGGCAATGTGGTGTTCGCGGTCAACTGGTCCTACGCATGGGCCCAGTCGCAGAGCAAGGATTCCGCAGTGGCTGGCAAGGTCGGCGTGACCCGCCTCCCCGCAGTGACCGGCGGCGAGTCTGCGACCTGCCTCGGAGGTTGGGAATGGGGCGTTTCCGCCTATTCCAAGAACCAGGATGCCGCGAAAAAGCTGGTTGAATACCTCTCCAGCAAGGATGCTTCCAAGTACATGGCGGCAAACGGTTCGCTGCTCCCGACCTATGCTTCGCTCTACCAGGATGCAGACGTTCTGAAGGCTGCTCCGTGGTTCGCTGACGCCAAGCAGGTTGTCGAGACCGCAAAACCACGCCCGGTTACACCGCGCTACAACGAAGTGAGCGAAGTCATCCGTACGACAGTAAACGCGGTCCTGGCCGGGGTTACGACACCGGAAGATGGCGCTGCACAGATCGAAGCGCGTCTGCGCCGTATCCTTCGCTGA
- a CDS encoding ABC transporter ATP-binding protein, giving the protein MASVSLRKLEKSYGALRIVKGIDLEIQDGEFVVFVGPSGCGKSTTLRMVAGLESISDGEIRIGERVVNKLAPRERDIAMVFQDYALYPHKTVRENMGFSLKVRGVSMKDAEGRINEAAEMLGIAHLLERRPGQLSGGQRQRVAMGRAIVRRPQVFLFDEPLSNLDAKLRGQVRTEIKRLHQQIGTTIIYVTHDQVEAMTLADRIVILKGGDIEQVGTPDEVYNKPQSVFVGGFVGSPAMNFAKAKVQNGALAFANGDRLPLSSLASAKQGLSDGRDVIVGIRPEHFVTHADPAMTLAAKVQVVEPLGSDTLVHFAIGGEMLTARMPPEMRPEVGSELRLGLDPTKVHLFDAVTERAIA; this is encoded by the coding sequence ATGGCGTCTGTCAGCCTTCGCAAGCTCGAAAAGAGCTACGGTGCGCTTCGCATCGTCAAGGGTATCGATCTTGAGATTCAGGATGGTGAGTTCGTTGTCTTTGTCGGACCGTCCGGCTGTGGCAAATCAACGACGCTGCGCATGGTCGCGGGCCTGGAATCGATCAGCGATGGTGAGATTCGTATCGGTGAACGGGTGGTCAACAAGCTGGCTCCCCGCGAACGCGACATAGCTATGGTTTTTCAGGACTACGCTCTTTATCCGCATAAGACGGTGCGCGAGAACATGGGCTTCAGCCTGAAGGTTCGCGGTGTCTCGATGAAGGATGCCGAAGGCCGCATCAATGAAGCGGCGGAAATGCTGGGCATTGCCCATCTGCTGGAGCGCCGTCCGGGCCAGCTTTCCGGTGGTCAGCGCCAGCGTGTGGCCATGGGTCGCGCCATCGTGCGCCGTCCACAGGTCTTCCTGTTTGACGAGCCGCTCTCAAACCTCGATGCCAAACTGCGCGGCCAGGTTCGCACCGAAATCAAGCGCCTGCACCAGCAGATCGGCACGACGATCATTTACGTTACGCATGATCAGGTCGAAGCCATGACCCTCGCCGACCGTATCGTAATCCTGAAGGGTGGCGATATCGAGCAGGTGGGTACGCCAGATGAGGTCTACAACAAGCCGCAGAGCGTTTTCGTAGGCGGTTTCGTGGGTTCGCCTGCCATGAATTTTGCAAAGGCGAAGGTTCAGAACGGTGCGTTGGCTTTCGCAAATGGTGATCGCCTTCCGCTGTCTTCGCTCGCTTCAGCAAAGCAGGGGCTTTCCGATGGACGGGATGTGATCGTCGGCATTCGTCCGGAACATTTCGTCACCCATGCCGATCCTGCAATGACGCTGGCGGCGAAGGTACAGGTCGTCGAGCCGCTCGGCTCCGATACGCTGGTGCACTTCGCTATAGGCGGAGAGATGCTGACCGCGCGCATGCCGCCAGAAATGCGCCCTGAAGTGGGCTCCGAGCTACGCCTTGGCCTTGATCCGACCAAGGTTCATCTCTTCGATGCCGTGACCGAACGCGCCATCGCTTGA
- a CDS encoding alpha-glucosidase: MQINLIPGGFSISLNGLEILRHTAASPALFVGHGEERMDMYRGNFEIDDYVVERTPLAHAVVTGERIEFSAAEGLPARFVMTVSGDHLATEALDPTINRVWLRVAAEKDEHVWGGGEQMSYFDMRGRKFPLWTSEPGVGRDKSTEITFKADVTGKSGGDYYNTNYPQPTYISSRKYALHVETTAYSVFDFRRDGFHEIEIWAVPERLEFFSGSSFIDLVGQLSNRFGRQPTLPDWVYGGAILGLKDGENSFARMEKMREAGVKVSGLWCEDWVGLRHTSFGARLFWDWQANEARYPSLRQKIAELNDSGVRFLGYVNPYLCVDGPLFPVADAKGYFAKDDQGKTALVDFGEFDCGVVDFTNPDAADWFAEEVIGKNMLDFGLSGWMADFGEYLPIDVKLSNSVDAKLMHNAWPTLWAEVNAKAVASRGKTGEALFFMRAGFTGVQAHCPLLWGGDQSVDFTRHDGLVTVICGALSSGLLGNAYHHSDIGGYTSLFGNVRTPELIMRWAEMAAFTPVMRSHEGNRPKDNLQIDQDAEVLAHFARMTSIYVHLAPYLRELSDEAASTGLPVQRPLFLHHENDRNTYAIQDAYLYGRDLLVAPVWQAGQAEREVYLPQGETWVHVWSGAAHTGGETVTVPAPLGQPPVFYRQGAARETLFQSIKAA; this comes from the coding sequence ATGCAGATCAATCTCATCCCCGGCGGCTTCAGCATCAGCCTGAATGGTCTCGAAATCCTGCGGCACACGGCGGCTTCCCCTGCCCTCTTTGTCGGCCACGGCGAAGAGCGGATGGATATGTATCGCGGCAATTTCGAAATTGACGACTACGTGGTTGAGCGTACACCGCTTGCCCATGCCGTCGTCACCGGAGAGCGGATCGAGTTTTCCGCTGCCGAGGGTCTTCCCGCCCGCTTCGTGATGACGGTTTCTGGCGATCATCTCGCAACCGAAGCCTTGGATCCCACCATCAATCGCGTATGGCTGCGCGTTGCTGCCGAAAAGGACGAACATGTCTGGGGTGGTGGCGAGCAGATGTCGTATTTCGACATGCGCGGCCGCAAGTTCCCGCTCTGGACCTCCGAACCCGGCGTAGGTCGCGACAAATCGACCGAAATTACCTTCAAGGCGGATGTAACCGGCAAGTCCGGCGGTGACTACTACAACACCAATTATCCGCAACCGACCTATATCTCTTCGCGCAAATACGCGCTGCATGTGGAAACGACCGCCTATTCTGTCTTTGATTTCCGTCGTGACGGCTTCCACGAGATTGAGATCTGGGCCGTGCCCGAGCGTCTCGAATTCTTCTCGGGTTCGAGCTTCATCGATCTGGTCGGCCAGCTCTCCAACCGTTTTGGTCGCCAGCCCACACTGCCGGATTGGGTCTATGGCGGTGCTATCCTCGGGCTGAAGGATGGCGAGAACTCCTTTGCTCGCATGGAGAAAATGCGCGAAGCGGGCGTGAAGGTCTCCGGTCTCTGGTGCGAGGATTGGGTTGGTCTTCGTCATACCTCCTTTGGCGCTCGTCTCTTCTGGGATTGGCAGGCTAACGAGGCGCGTTACCCCAGCCTGCGCCAGAAGATTGCCGAACTCAACGATAGCGGCGTTCGCTTCCTTGGCTACGTGAACCCCTATCTTTGCGTTGATGGCCCGCTGTTTCCGGTCGCTGATGCCAAGGGCTACTTTGCCAAGGATGACCAAGGCAAGACGGCGCTCGTGGATTTCGGCGAGTTCGATTGTGGCGTGGTAGACTTCACCAATCCTGACGCTGCCGACTGGTTTGCCGAAGAGGTGATCGGCAAGAACATGCTAGATTTCGGCCTCTCTGGCTGGATGGCCGACTTCGGCGAATACCTGCCAATCGATGTGAAGCTTTCAAACAGTGTCGATGCCAAGCTTATGCACAATGCCTGGCCGACGCTGTGGGCGGAAGTGAACGCGAAAGCAGTGGCAAGCCGTGGCAAGACGGGCGAGGCACTGTTCTTCATGCGCGCAGGGTTTACCGGCGTTCAGGCCCACTGCCCGCTTTTGTGGGGTGGCGATCAGTCTGTTGATTTCACCCGCCATGACGGCTTGGTCACGGTCATCTGCGGCGCGCTTTCGTCCGGGCTGCTAGGAAACGCCTATCATCATTCGGATATCGGCGGTTACACCAGCCTTTTTGGCAATGTTCGTACGCCGGAATTGATCATGCGCTGGGCGGAGATGGCTGCCTTTACGCCTGTCATGCGCAGCCATGAGGGCAACCGCCCGAAGGATAACCTGCAGATCGATCAGGATGCCGAAGTCCTTGCGCATTTCGCCCGGATGACATCGATCTACGTGCATCTTGCGCCCTACCTCAGGGAACTTTCCGATGAGGCGGCCAGCACGGGCCTTCCGGTCCAGCGTCCATTATTCCTGCATCACGAGAATGACCGCAACACCTACGCCATTCAGGATGCGTATCTGTACGGGCGTGATCTGCTGGTTGCCCCGGTCTGGCAGGCAGGTCAGGCAGAGCGTGAAGTCTATCTCCCACAAGGCGAAACCTGGGTTCACGTTTGGAGTGGTGCGGCTCACACCGGTGGCGAGACAGTCACCGTGCCTGCTCCGCTCGGTCAGCCGCCCGTCTTCTACCGGCAAGGTGCTGCGCGCGAAACGCTGTTCCAATCGATCAAGGCAGCCTGA